A window of Cytobacillus sp. FSL H8-0458 genomic DNA:
AATATCTTGTTGCCGATGCTCACCTTCTGAAAAGAGGAAGAAGCCTCAGCCACACGGATTGCCTGATTTATAACGATCAGGACCAGGTAGTTGCCAAAGCATCGGGGATTTTCGTTACTATTTAGAGTGATTAATCCTATCGTTGCCTGAATAGTTTCGCTGACAGCGATAGGAGGAACCATTTAAAGCTTACGGAAAATCCTAATAGCTTCTTTTCTTCTTTTATAAAAGTGAAAAACACTGTAAAATACTCCTATCGCAACCGAAACAACAAATAACAGCTGTAAGCCAGATAAAGATAGTGCATTGGCGAATGAAAGAGAGTAAGCCAGCAGCGAAGAAGTTGCTATTTTGGATATAGACGCAATTCCCAGGAACCTTTTAAATGAAACACCACCCATTCCTGCTCCAACACAAATGATCTCATCCGGCAATATTGGAATAACAAAAAGCAGTACTAGTATGGTGTTTTCATTTCTCTCCATGTATTGTTGGTATTTGTCCAGATGCCGCTCCTTTATAAGCCTCGATACCAGCTTTAATCCCCCTATCCTTGCAATCCAGAACATGACAATAATCCCCGAAAGTGTACCTGTGAATCCAAGAAAGGCAGCGGCACCAGGACCGAAAACGGCACTACCTGCAGGCAGTGTGACGGCTTCAGGAAGCGGCAAAAGTATGGGCTGTAAAAAGCAAATCAGGAAAAAGATGAGCTTTCCCTCCGCTTCATATTCCCTCAGTATACTCTCGAGCCCATAGGCATCATTCAGAACGAGTATCTTTGTTAAATAAAAGGTAATAAAAACGATTAACAGCAGACTGAACATATAAATCAGTGCCAGTCTGCTGTATTTCAATCGGGATAGCCTGCCTGCAGAAGTAAAGTAAAAATCCATCACTAATATGGCAGCCATGCCTGTTATAATAACTCATTTATAAGCAGGCAAAAGTGTCGGCATAAAATTAAACAATATATACAACGATATTAAAATGATAAGCCCATGCAAACTAACTTCAATTTTTCCATTCATACATTTTCCCCTTCTTGCTCTTCTTAATTATAGTTTAAAAAAGAATACAAGAAGGATTAAGCTCCCTCAGCATTAAAATAATCTAAGGCTAGGGACTTAGATAAGAAAAGCGCAAGCGCCTTGCCCACGAATGAACACAGACTAAGAACGCCACGTCCTGTGG
This region includes:
- a CDS encoding TVP38/TMEM64 family protein gives rise to the protein MAAILVMDFYFTSAGRLSRLKYSRLALIYMFSLLLIVFITFYLTKILVLNDAYGLESILREYEAEGKLIFFLICFLQPILLPLPEAVTLPAGSAVFGPGAAAFLGFTGTLSGIIVMFWIARIGGLKLVSRLIKERHLDKYQQYMERNENTILVLLFVIPILPDEIICVGAGMGGVSFKRFLGIASISKIATSSLLAYSLSFANALSLSGLQLLFVVSVAIGVFYSVFHFYKRRKEAIRIFRKL